A stretch of Mesorhizobium sp. M2A.F.Ca.ET.046.03.2.1 DNA encodes these proteins:
- the rpoB gene encoding DNA-directed RNA polymerase subunit beta has protein sequence MAQTQTFNGRRRVRKFFGKIPEVAEMPNLIEVQKASYDQFLMVDEPKGGRPDEGLQAVFKSVFPISDFSGSSMLEFVKYEFEAPKFDVDECRQRDLTYAAPLKVTLRLIVFDIDEDTGAKSIKDIKEQDVYMGDMPLMTSNGTFIVNGTERVIVSQMHRSPGVFFDHDKGKSHSSGKLLFAARVIPYRGSWLDIEFDSKDVVHARIDRRRKIPVTSLLMALGMDGEEILSTFYNKITYKRAGDHWRIPFNVERFRGLKAVGDLVDADTGEIVVEQGKKITARQARQLGEKGLKAIKATDEDLLGNYLAEDIVNYATGEIFLEAGDEIDDKTLKVLLGTGEEEIQILDIDHVNVGAYIRNTLNVDKNESRQDALFDIYRVMRPGEPPTLETAEAMFNSLFFDSERYDLSAVGRVKMNMRLELKAEDTVRVLRKEDILAVVKTLVELRDGKGEIDDIDNLGNRRVRSVGELMENQYRVGLLRMERAIKERMSSIEIDTVMPQDLINAKPAAAAVREFFGSSQLSQFMDQTNPLSEITHKRRLSALGPGGLTRERAGFEVRDVHPTHYGRICPIETPEGPNIGLINSLATFARVNKYGFIESPYRKIVGGKLTNEVVYLSAMEEAKHYVAQANAELDKNGSFVDEFVICRNAGEVMMAPRENVDLMDVSPKQMVSVAAALIPFLENDDANRALMGSNMQRQAVPLVRAEAPFVGTGMEPVVARDSGAAIGARRGGVVDQVDATRIVIRATEDLDPGKSGVDIYRLMKFQRSNQNTCINQRPLVRMGDRVNKGDIIADGPSTELGDLALGRNVLVAFMPWNGYNYEDSILLSERIVADDVFTSIHIEEFEVMARDTKLGPEEITRDIPNVSEEALKNLDEAGIVYIGAEVQPGDILVGKITPKGESPMTPEEKLLRAIFGEKASDVRDTSMRMPPGTFGTVVEVRVFNRHGVEKDERAMAIEREEIERLAKDRDDEQAILDRNVYARLSDMLVGKEAIAGPKGFKKGSKLSKDTLDEYPRSQWWQFAVENEKLQSELEALRGQYDESKKALEQRFMDKVEKVQRGDEMPPGVMKMVKVFVAVKRKMQPGDKMAGRHGNKGVVSRIVPVEDMPFLEDGTHADIVLNPLGVPSRMNVGQILETHLGWACAGMGRKIGELIDAYKGGGDIKPLRKTLESFMPANDRNEPIREYDDESIVRLSEQMRRGVSIATPVFDGAHEVDINTMLEQAGLHTSGQSQLYDGRTGEPFDRKVTMGYIYMLKLHHLVDDKIHARSIGPYSLVTQQPLGGKAQFGGQRFGEMEVWALEAYGAAYTLQEMLTVKSDDVAGRTKVYEAIVRGDDTFEAGIPESFNVLVKEMRSLGLNVELENTQVEEAPTRLPDAAE, from the coding sequence ATGGCCCAGACCCAGACTTTCAATGGCCGCAGACGCGTACGCAAGTTCTTCGGAAAGATCCCGGAAGTTGCGGAGATGCCGAACCTGATCGAGGTTCAGAAGGCATCCTATGACCAGTTCCTGATGGTGGACGAGCCCAAGGGCGGCCGTCCGGACGAGGGACTGCAGGCCGTTTTCAAGTCGGTCTTCCCGATCTCCGACTTTTCCGGCTCCTCCATGCTGGAGTTCGTGAAGTATGAGTTCGAGGCACCGAAATTCGACGTTGACGAGTGCCGTCAGCGCGACCTGACCTATGCTGCGCCGCTCAAGGTGACGCTGCGCCTCATCGTGTTCGATATCGACGAGGATACCGGCGCGAAGTCGATCAAGGACATCAAGGAGCAGGACGTCTACATGGGCGACATGCCGCTCATGACGTCGAACGGCACCTTCATCGTCAACGGCACCGAGCGCGTCATCGTCTCGCAGATGCACCGCTCGCCGGGCGTCTTCTTCGACCATGACAAGGGCAAGTCGCACTCGTCGGGCAAGCTTCTGTTTGCTGCGCGCGTCATTCCCTATCGCGGCTCGTGGCTCGACATCGAGTTCGATAGCAAGGACGTCGTGCACGCCCGCATCGACCGCCGCCGCAAGATCCCGGTGACGTCGCTGCTGATGGCGCTCGGCATGGACGGCGAAGAGATCCTGTCGACCTTCTACAACAAGATCACCTACAAGCGCGCCGGCGACCATTGGCGCATTCCGTTCAACGTCGAGCGCTTCCGCGGCCTCAAGGCCGTCGGCGATCTGGTTGATGCCGACACCGGTGAAATCGTCGTCGAGCAAGGCAAGAAGATCACCGCCCGCCAGGCCCGCCAGCTTGGCGAGAAGGGTCTCAAGGCCATCAAGGCGACCGACGAGGATCTGCTCGGGAACTACCTCGCCGAGGACATCGTCAACTACGCCACCGGCGAGATCTTCCTCGAGGCCGGCGACGAGATCGACGACAAGACGCTGAAGGTGCTGCTCGGCACCGGCGAGGAAGAGATCCAGATTCTGGACATCGACCACGTCAATGTCGGCGCCTATATCCGCAACACGCTCAACGTCGACAAGAACGAGAGCCGCCAGGACGCGCTGTTCGACATCTACCGCGTCATGCGCCCGGGCGAGCCGCCGACCCTCGAGACCGCCGAAGCCATGTTCAACTCGCTGTTCTTCGATAGCGAGCGCTATGACCTGTCGGCCGTCGGCCGCGTCAAGATGAACATGCGCCTCGAGCTCAAGGCCGAGGACACCGTGCGCGTGCTGCGCAAGGAAGACATCCTGGCCGTGGTCAAGACGCTGGTCGAGCTGCGCGACGGCAAGGGCGAGATCGACGACATCGACAATCTCGGCAACCGCCGCGTGCGTTCGGTCGGCGAGCTCATGGAGAACCAGTACCGCGTCGGCCTGCTGCGCATGGAGCGCGCGATCAAGGAACGCATGTCCTCGATCGAGATCGACACGGTCATGCCGCAGGATCTGATCAACGCCAAGCCGGCGGCCGCCGCCGTGCGCGAGTTCTTCGGCTCCTCGCAGCTGTCGCAGTTCATGGACCAGACCAACCCGCTGTCGGAGATCACCCACAAGCGTCGCCTCTCGGCGCTTGGACCGGGCGGTCTGACCCGCGAGCGCGCCGGCTTCGAGGTGCGCGACGTGCACCCGACGCATTACGGCCGCATCTGCCCGATCGAGACGCCGGAAGGCCCGAATATCGGTCTTATCAACTCGCTGGCCACCTTCGCGCGCGTCAACAAGTACGGCTTCATCGAAAGCCCGTACCGCAAGATCGTGGGCGGCAAGTTGACCAACGAAGTTGTCTACCTGTCGGCGATGGAAGAGGCCAAGCACTATGTCGCGCAGGCCAACGCCGAGCTCGACAAGAACGGCAGCTTCGTCGACGAGTTCGTCATTTGCCGTAACGCCGGCGAAGTGATGATGGCGCCGCGCGAGAACGTCGACCTGATGGACGTCTCGCCGAAGCAGATGGTGTCGGTCGCGGCGGCGCTCATCCCGTTCCTCGAGAACGACGACGCCAACCGCGCGCTGATGGGCTCGAACATGCAGCGTCAGGCCGTGCCGCTGGTGCGCGCCGAGGCGCCGTTCGTCGGCACCGGCATGGAGCCGGTCGTCGCCCGTGACTCGGGCGCGGCCATCGGCGCTCGCCGCGGCGGCGTGGTCGATCAGGTGGACGCCACCCGTATCGTTATCCGCGCCACGGAAGACCTCGATCCCGGCAAGTCGGGCGTCGACATCTACCGGCTGATGAAGTTCCAGCGTTCGAACCAGAACACCTGCATCAACCAGCGGCCGCTGGTGCGCATGGGCGACCGCGTCAACAAGGGCGACATCATCGCCGACGGTCCGTCGACCGAGCTCGGCGATCTGGCGCTCGGCCGTAACGTGCTGGTCGCGTTCATGCCGTGGAACGGCTACAACTACGAGGACTCGATCCTGCTCTCCGAGCGCATCGTGGCCGATGACGTCTTCACCTCGATCCACATCGAGGAGTTCGAGGTCATGGCGCGCGACACCAAGCTCGGGCCGGAGGAAATCACGCGCGACATTCCGAACGTTTCGGAGGAGGCGCTGAAGAACCTCGACGAGGCCGGCATCGTCTATATCGGCGCCGAGGTGCAGCCGGGTGACATCCTGGTCGGCAAGATCACCCCGAAGGGCGAAAGCCCGATGACGCCGGAAGAAAAGCTTCTGCGCGCCATCTTTGGCGAAAAGGCCTCGGACGTCCGCGACACTTCCATGCGCATGCCTCCGGGCACCTTCGGCACGGTCGTCGAAGTGCGCGTCTTCAACCGCCACGGCGTGGAGAAGGACGAGCGCGCGATGGCGATCGAGCGCGAGGAGATCGAGCGTCTGGCCAAGGACCGCGACGACGAACAGGCGATCCTCGACCGCAACGTCTACGCGCGTCTTTCCGACATGCTGGTCGGCAAGGAAGCGATTGCCGGGCCGAAGGGCTTCAAGAAGGGCTCGAAGCTATCGAAGGACACGCTCGACGAGTATCCGCGTTCGCAGTGGTGGCAGTTCGCCGTGGAGAACGAGAAGCTCCAGAGCGAGCTCGAGGCTCTGCGTGGCCAGTACGACGAGTCCAAGAAGGCGCTCGAGCAGCGCTTCATGGACAAGGTCGAGAAGGTGCAGCGCGGCGACGAAATGCCTCCGGGCGTCATGAAGATGGTCAAGGTCTTCGTGGCGGTGAAGCGCAAGATGCAGCCGGGCGACAAGATGGCCGGCCGTCACGGCAACAAGGGTGTCGTGTCGCGCATCGTTCCGGTCGAGGACATGCCTTTCCTCGAGGACGGCACGCATGCCGATATCGTGCTCAACCCGCTGGGTGTGCCGAGCCGCATGAATGTCGGCCAGATCCTGGAAACGCATCTTGGCTGGGCTTGCGCCGGCATGGGCAGGAAGATCGGCGAGCTGATCGACGCGTATAAGGGTGGTGGCGACATCAAGCCGCTGCGCAAGACGCTGGAAAGCTTCATGCCGGCCAACGACCGCAACGAGCCGATCCGCGAATATGACGACGAGAGCATCGTTCGCCTGAGCGAGCAGATGCGCCGCGGCGTCTCCATCGCGACACCGGTGTTCGACGGCGCGCATGAGGTCGACATCAACACCATGCTGGAGCAGGCAGGCCTGCACACCAGCGGTCAGTCGCAGCTCTATGACGGTCGCACCGGCGAGCCGTTCGATCGCAAGGTGACGATGGGCTATATCTATATGCTCAAGCTGCACCACCTGGTGGACGACAAGATCCACGCGCGTTCGATCGGTCCGTACTCGCTCGTCACCCAGCAGCCGCTGGGCGGCAAGGCGCAGTTCGGCGGCCAGCGCTTCGGCGAAATGGAGGTCTGGGCGCTCGAAGCCTACGGCGCCGCCTACACGCTGCAGGAAATGCTGACGGTGAAGTCGGACGACGTGGCCGGCCGCACCAAGGTCTACGAGGCGATCGTGCGCGGCGACGACACGTTCGAGGCGGGCATTCCGGAGAGCTTCAACGTTCTCGTCAAGGAAATGCGCTCGCTCGGCCTCAATGTGGAGCTGGAAAACACCCAGGTCGAAGAGGCTCCGACGCGTCTGCCCGACGCAGCCGAATGA
- the rplL gene encoding 50S ribosomal protein L7/L12, translating to MADLAKIVDDLSSLTVLEAAELSKLLEEKWGVSAAAPVAVAAAAGGAAAAAAPAEEKTEFDVVLADAGAQKINVIKEVRAITGLGLKEAKDLVEAAPKPVKEGVSKADADKFKAQLEAAGAKVELK from the coding sequence ATGGCTGATCTCGCGAAGATCGTAGACGACCTTTCGAGCCTGACCGTCCTCGAGGCGGCTGAGCTTTCGAAGCTCCTGGAAGAGAAGTGGGGCGTTTCGGCCGCCGCTCCGGTGGCTGTTGCCGCCGCTGCTGGTGGTGCTGCCGCTGCCGCTGCTCCGGCTGAAGAGAAGACGGAATTCGACGTCGTTCTCGCCGACGCCGGCGCCCAGAAGATCAACGTCATCAAGGAAGTCCGCGCCATCACCGGCCTTGGCCTCAAGGAAGCCAAGGACCTGGTCGAAGCGGCTCCGAAGCCGGTCAAGGAAGGCGTTTCCAAGGCCGACGCCGACAAGTTCAAGGCTCAGCTGGAAGCAGCTGGCGCCAAGGTCGAGCTGAAGTAA
- the rplJ gene encoding 50S ribosomal protein L10: protein MDRAEKRELVTGLNDAFSNAGSVVVAHYAGITVAQMNDLRSKMRAAGGTVKVAKNRLAKIALQGTDSASIIDLFKGQTLVAYSEDPIAAPKVASEFAKGNDKLIILGGAMGSTSLNADGVKALATMPSLDELRAKLVGMIATPATRIAQIVNAPAASVARVIGAYARKDEAA, encoded by the coding sequence GTGGACAGAGCGGAAAAGCGCGAACTCGTCACGGGCCTGAATGATGCGTTCTCGAACGCGGGTTCAGTCGTCGTGGCCCACTACGCCGGTATCACCGTGGCGCAAATGAACGACCTTCGGTCGAAGATGCGCGCCGCCGGCGGCACCGTCAAAGTCGCGAAGAACCGTCTCGCCAAGATCGCTCTTCAGGGCACGGACTCCGCATCGATCATCGATCTGTTCAAGGGACAGACGCTGGTCGCTTATTCGGAGGATCCGATTGCGGCGCCGAAGGTCGCGTCCGAATTCGCCAAAGGGAATGACAAGCTGATCATTCTCGGCGGCGCGATGGGCTCGACCTCGCTCAACGCCGATGGTGTCAAGGCACTCGCCACGATGCCGTCGCTCGACGAGCTGCGCGCCAAGCTGGTTGGCATGATCGCTACGCCGGCAACCCGGATCGCCCAGATCGTCAATGCGCCCGCGGCTTCGGTCGCGCGTGTCATCGGCGCTTACGCCCGGAAGGACGAGGCGGCATGA
- the rplA gene encoding 50S ribosomal protein L1, with the protein MAKIAKRVAASREGIDPNKAYALSEALQLLKDRSKVKFDETVEVSMNLGVDPRHADQMVRGVVNLPNGTGRSVRVAVFARGDKAEEAKAAGADIVGAEDLVDIVQKGTIDFDRCIATPDMMPLVGRLGKVLGPRGMMPNPKVGTVTTDVAAAVKASKGGAVEFRVEKAGIVQAGVGKVSFDVKALEENVRAFADAVNRAKPAGAKGNYVKKVSVTSTMGPGLKLDIATLAAS; encoded by the coding sequence ATGGCAAAGATTGCAAAGCGTGTTGCTGCGAGTCGCGAAGGCATCGATCCGAACAAGGCTTATGCGCTCTCCGAGGCGCTGCAGCTGCTCAAGGACCGGTCCAAGGTGAAGTTCGACGAGACCGTCGAGGTCTCGATGAATCTCGGTGTCGATCCGCGCCATGCCGACCAGATGGTCCGCGGCGTGGTCAACCTGCCGAACGGCACCGGCCGTTCCGTGCGTGTCGCCGTGTTCGCCCGTGGCGACAAGGCTGAGGAAGCAAAGGCCGCCGGTGCTGATATCGTTGGCGCCGAGGATCTGGTCGACATCGTCCAGAAGGGCACGATCGATTTCGATCGCTGCATCGCCACGCCGGACATGATGCCGCTGGTCGGCCGTCTGGGTAAGGTGCTCGGCCCGCGTGGCATGATGCCGAACCCGAAGGTCGGCACCGTGACCACCGACGTGGCTGCGGCCGTCAAGGCTTCGAAGGGCGGCGCCGTCGAGTTCCGCGTCGAGAAGGCCGGCATCGTCCAGGCCGGCGTCGGCAAGGTTTCGTTCGACGTCAAGGCGCTGGAAGAGAATGTCCGCGCCTTCGCCGATGCGGTGAACAGGGCCAAGCCGGCCGGCGCCAAGGGCAACTACGTCAAGAAGGTGTCGGTCACCTCGACGATGGGCCCGGGCCTGAAGCTCGACATCGCGACGCTCGCCGCGTCGTAA
- the rplK gene encoding 50S ribosomal protein L11, whose protein sequence is MAKKVAGQLKLQVAAGSATPSPPIGPALGQRGINIMEFCKAFNAQTQELEKGSPIPVVITYYQDKSFTFVMKTPPVSYFLKKAANLKSGSKEPGKTKVGTISRDKVRAIAEQKMKDLNANDVEAAMRMVEGSARSMGLEVVG, encoded by the coding sequence ATGGCTAAGAAAGTTGCAGGCCAGCTCAAGCTCCAGGTTGCCGCGGGCTCGGCCACGCCGTCGCCCCCGATCGGCCCGGCGCTTGGTCAGCGCGGCATCAACATCATGGAATTCTGCAAGGCGTTCAACGCGCAGACGCAGGAGCTCGAGAAGGGGTCGCCGATCCCGGTCGTCATCACCTACTACCAGGACAAGTCGTTCACCTTCGTCATGAAGACGCCGCCGGTGAGCTACTTCCTGAAGAAGGCCGCCAACCTGAAGTCGGGCTCCAAGGAGCCGGGCAAGACCAAGGTCGGCACGATCAGCCGCGACAAGGTGCGCGCGATCGCCGAGCAGAAGATGAAGGACCTGAACGCAAACGACGTCGAGGCGGCCATGCGCATGGTCGAGGGCTCCGCCCGCTCGATGGGCCTGGAAGTGGTGGGCTAA
- the nusG gene encoding transcription termination/antitermination protein NusG produces the protein MTARWYIVHAYSNFEKKVAEDIENKAKQKGLAGEIEQIVVPTEKVVEIRRGRKVDAERKFFPGYVLLKANLTDAVFSLVKNTPKVTGFLGDSKPVPITETEAQRILNQVQEGVERPKPSVTFEIGEAIRVSDGPFASFNGVVQEVDEERARLKVEVSIFGRAVPVDLEFGQVEKG, from the coding sequence ATGACTGCGCGCTGGTATATCGTCCACGCCTATTCGAACTTCGAGAAGAAGGTCGCCGAGGACATTGAGAACAAGGCCAAGCAGAAGGGCCTGGCCGGCGAGATCGAGCAGATCGTGGTGCCGACCGAGAAGGTCGTCGAGATCCGCCGTGGCCGCAAGGTCGATGCAGAGCGCAAGTTCTTCCCGGGCTATGTGCTCCTGAAGGCCAACCTGACGGACGCCGTGTTCTCGCTGGTCAAGAACACGCCGAAGGTCACCGGCTTCCTGGGCGATTCCAAGCCGGTGCCGATCACCGAGACCGAGGCGCAGCGCATCCTGAACCAGGTCCAGGAAGGCGTCGAGCGGCCGAAGCCCTCGGTCACCTTCGAGATCGGCGAGGCGATCCGCGTCTCGGATGGTCCATTCGCGTCGTTCAACGGCGTCGTCCAGGAAGTGGACGAGGAGCGGGCCCGCCTCAAGGTGGAAGTTTCGATCTTCGGGCGCGCCGTGCCCGTCGATCTGGAATTCGGACAGGTCGAAAAGGGCTGA
- the secE gene encoding preprotein translocase subunit SecE, whose protein sequence is MASKTTNPFTFLQQVRAETAKVTWPSRRETMISTVMVLVFAVIAMLFFFAADILMGYAIEWILGLGH, encoded by the coding sequence ATGGCTTCGAAAACCACTAATCCCTTCACCTTTCTCCAGCAGGTTCGCGCGGAGACGGCCAAGGTGACATGGCCTTCGCGGCGCGAAACCATGATCTCGACCGTGATGGTCCTGGTGTTCGCGGTGATCGCGATGCTCTTCTTCTTCGCAGCCGACATTCTGATGGGCTATGCGATCGAGTGGATCCTGGGTCTCGGGCATTAA
- a CDS encoding MarR family winged helix-turn-helix transcriptional regulator: protein MASYPAIFKYRAGFCVMWTRPGGIAAHRLASMPVACFLGAMTEPTQEQVEQLTIAFERFTRRFKVAEAVAAAENALNALDAQTLVFICDNAGCGAADVARYLDVAPTTMSSAIDRLVRKGLVERRRPEENRRTVALTATAKGVQVVGDQKAGYRNACMAMLRSLNASERQELIRLTEKIADTKVE from the coding sequence ATGGCAAGCTACCCGGCCATTTTCAAATACCGGGCTGGGTTTTGCGTTATGTGGACGCGGCCAGGCGGTATCGCCGCGCATCGCTTGGCATCCATGCCTGTGGCATGCTTTCTTGGAGCGATGACTGAGCCGACGCAAGAACAGGTTGAGCAGCTTACCATTGCCTTCGAACGCTTCACGCGCCGGTTCAAGGTAGCCGAAGCCGTTGCGGCGGCGGAGAACGCACTTAACGCGCTCGACGCTCAGACGCTGGTCTTCATCTGCGACAATGCCGGATGCGGGGCGGCGGACGTCGCCCGCTATCTCGATGTCGCGCCGACGACCATGTCCTCGGCCATCGACAGGCTTGTGCGCAAGGGACTGGTCGAGCGCCGCAGGCCGGAAGAGAACCGCCGGACGGTAGCCCTTACCGCCACGGCAAAGGGCGTGCAGGTGGTCGGCGATCAAAAAGCCGGCTATCGCAACGCCTGCATGGCAATGCTCAGGTCGCTAAACGCCAGCGAACGACAGGAGTTGATCCGCCTTACCGAGAAAATCGCAGATACGAAAGTTGAATAA
- a CDS encoding 2Fe-2S iron-sulfur cluster-binding protein, whose translation MTIMINGSDYPVPDDARVSLLDMLRERLGLTGTKLGCNQGACGACTVLLDDERVLSCLTLAAQAKGRDVRTIEGLQGPDGGLHPLQEAFIEHDGLQCGYCTPGQICSAIAMARELRRGDPSHVTADLAGPVRPTREEIRERMSGNLCRCGAHNGIVEAIEEMLAGEPA comes from the coding sequence GTGACCATCATGATCAACGGATCCGACTATCCCGTTCCAGACGATGCGCGCGTGTCGCTGCTCGACATGTTGCGCGAACGCCTTGGGCTAACCGGCACGAAGCTCGGTTGCAACCAGGGTGCCTGCGGCGCCTGCACAGTGTTGCTGGACGACGAGCGGGTGCTGTCCTGCCTCACGCTGGCGGCACAGGCAAAGGGGCGCGATGTTCGCACGATCGAAGGACTGCAAGGGCCAGACGGCGGCCTCCACCCCCTGCAAGAGGCTTTCATCGAACATGATGGCCTCCAGTGTGGCTACTGCACCCCGGGCCAGATCTGCTCGGCGATCGCCATGGCGCGGGAGTTGCGGCGCGGCGATCCAAGTCACGTCACTGCCGATCTCGCAGGCCCGGTCCGGCCGACCCGCGAGGAAATCCGCGAACGCATGAGCGGCAATCTGTGCCGCTGCGGTGCGCATAACGGCATTGTCGAAGCGATCGAGGAAATGCTTGCTGGAGAGCCGGCATGA
- a CDS encoding xanthine dehydrogenase family protein subunit M has translation MTPFAFHIANDRAEALALAADGARFVGGGTNLVDLLRQNVDSASQLVDVSRLTSDIQEADGGALLIGASMKNSALAAQPLIRERYPMLSRALLAGASAQIRNMATVGGNIMQRTRCAYFYDVDGARCNKRQPGGGCDAIGGFNRYHAILGASNNCVATHPSDMCVALAALSAVVHLAGPAGERTVPLAEFHALPGASPQIESVLQPGEMITAVELPPATPAMVNSEYRKLRDRSSYAFALVSVAAGLDVVEGKVAEVRIALGGVAAKPWRATHAEAALRGLPATRANFLSAAEEELAEARPLEGNAFKIGLAQRTIAAVLESLAGDPA, from the coding sequence ATGACGCCCTTTGCATTTCACATCGCGAATGACCGTGCGGAAGCCCTGGCGCTTGCTGCCGACGGCGCACGGTTCGTCGGCGGGGGCACGAACCTTGTCGATCTGCTCAGGCAGAATGTCGACTCCGCTTCGCAACTGGTCGATGTCAGCCGCCTCACCTCCGACATCCAGGAAGCTGATGGCGGCGCGCTGCTCATCGGCGCATCGATGAAGAACAGCGCTCTAGCCGCGCAACCGCTGATCCGCGAACGCTATCCGATGCTGTCGCGCGCCTTGCTGGCCGGGGCCTCGGCGCAGATCCGCAACATGGCGACGGTCGGCGGCAACATTATGCAGCGGACACGCTGCGCCTATTTCTACGATGTGGACGGGGCGCGATGTAACAAGCGGCAGCCTGGCGGCGGCTGTGACGCCATCGGCGGCTTCAACCGCTATCACGCAATATTGGGTGCGTCGAATAACTGCGTGGCAACCCATCCCTCGGACATGTGCGTCGCGCTTGCCGCGCTCTCGGCGGTGGTGCATCTCGCCGGCCCCGCAGGTGAGAGAACGGTGCCGCTCGCCGAGTTCCACGCCTTGCCAGGCGCCAGTCCACAAATCGAGAGTGTCCTGCAGCCCGGGGAGATGATCACCGCGGTAGAGCTTCCGCCCGCGACCCCCGCAATGGTGAATTCCGAGTATCGCAAGCTGCGCGACCGTTCGAGCTATGCATTCGCACTGGTTTCCGTGGCGGCTGGCCTGGACGTCGTCGAGGGCAAGGTCGCCGAGGTTCGGATCGCGCTTGGCGGCGTGGCCGCAAAGCCATGGCGCGCCACGCATGCGGAGGCGGCGCTTCGCGGATTGCCGGCGACCCGCGCGAATTTCCTTTCCGCCGCGGAGGAGGAATTGGCCGAGGCGCGGCCGCTCGAAGGCAATGCTTTCAAGATCGGGCTGGCGCAGCGCACGATCGCAGCCGTCCTTGAATCGCTGGCAGGAGATCCCGCATGA